One region of Drosophila teissieri strain GT53w chromosome 2L, Prin_Dtei_1.1, whole genome shotgun sequence genomic DNA includes:
- the LOC122626122 gene encoding dynein light chain Tctex-type protein 2B yields the protein MGDSPEERRSKDAVPEPSAKEAETGKGKKEKKEKSAEGSKPRPASSQRGSLTKSHMGVPLTMGAPAAKPTMRFMPTYRLESKNPLNKERVENIIKAVMNRHYNDEYMFHPKHSLHMAAQVSEEIKNRIKLDNYDRYRYIVLVTVGEFLMQGLYSMVNFLWDAEKDGFVTYSVERPSYFAVCTTFYLYYD from the exons ATGGGCGACTCTCCGGAAGAGCGGCGTAGCAAGGATGCCGTGCCAGAGCCCTCCGCCAAGGAGGCGGAAACtggaaagggaaaaaaggagaaaaaggaaaagtcgGCCGAGGGCAGTAAGCCG AGGCCGGCGAGCAGCCAGCGCGGATCGCTGACCAAGTCCCATATGGGCGTTCCCTTGACGATGGGTGCTCCGGCAGCCAAG CCCACCATGCGGTTCATGCCCACTTACCGCCTGGAGTCCAAGAATCCGCTCAACAAGGAGCGCGTGGAGAACATCATAAAGGCGGTAATGAACCGACACTACAACGATGAGTACATGTTCCATCCCAAGCACTCGCTGCACATGGCAGCGCAAGTTAGCGAGGAAATCAAAAACCGCATCAAACTCGACAACTACGACAG ATATCGATACATAGTGCTGGTCACTGTGGGCGAGTTTCTGATGCAGGGCCTCTACTCCATGGTCAACTTCCTGTGGGATGCTGAAAAGGACGGATTTGTGACCTATAGCGTAGAGAGACCCTCGTACTTTGCGGTCTGCACCACCTTTTACCTGTACTACGATTGA